In the Burkholderiales bacterium genome, AGCGCCCCGCTCCGTGATGCGCGAGGTTGCCGTTTCGGTGATGATGTCGCGCAAGGTCGTCGCCGCCGACTCGACCGGGCATGTGCAAGTCATGTCGCCGACAGTGCGAAAGCGCACCTGCAGATCCCTGACCGTCTCGCCGTCCTGCGGCTGCACCAGATGCGACACCGGCAGCCAGCCGTTGCCGCGCTTGATCACATCGCGCTGGTGCGCGAAATAAATATCCGGAATTTCGAGTTGCTCGCGTGCGATATATTCCCAGATGTCGAGCTCGGTCCAGTTGCTGATCGGGAACACCCGAATGTTTTCGCCGGCGTTCACGCGCGTGTTGTACAAATCCCACAGTTCGGGGCGCTGATTTTTCGGATCCCACTGGCCGAAGTCATCCCGGAACGAAAAAATGCGTTCCTTGGCGCGCGCTTTCTCCTCATCGCGGCGCGCGCCGCCGATGCAGGCGTCGAGCTGCAATTCGGCGATCGCATCGAGCAGGGTGACAGACTGGAATGCGTTGCGGCTTTGCGTTTCGGATTTCACCGTAATCCTGCCTTTCGCAATCGAATCGTCCAGGCTGCGCACGATGAGCCTCTCATTCAACTGCGCCGCGCGGCGATCGCGAAACTCGATCACTTCCGGAAAGTTGTGGCCGGTATCGATGTGTAGCAACGGAGACGGAAAGCGGCCGGGACGAAATGCTTTTTCAGCAAGCCGCAATAGCACGATCGAATCCTTGCCGCCGGAAAACAGCAGCGCCGGATTTTTACATTCGGCAGCGACTTCGCGCAGGATATGGATAGACTCCGATTCGAGCGCATCGAGATGGCTGACCGGGCGACGCTTGTCCGTTTGCCGCTGCCGCACCTCGTGCTCATGCTCGCGCGGCGGCGATGCGATCTCCTGGGCTCGTTGCGGCAAATCGAGCGTTTCTGTCTCCATCGCTTTCACCTTTTGTTTTTCATCCGGCGTCAGTTGTTCAATTCCGGGTCGGCCTTCGGATGCAGGCCGCATTCCTTGCCCTGCGCATCTTCCCACCACCAGCGGCCGGCGCGGATGTCTTCGCCTGGCGTGATCGCGCGTGTGCACGGCGCACAGCCGATGCTCGGATAACCGCGATCATGCAGCGCGTTGTACGGCACCTGGTACTCGCGGATGTAGGCCCAGATTTCGCGTTCGCTCCAATCGGCGAGCGGATTGAATTTCTGCATGCCATGATCGGCGTCGAATTCGGATTCCAGCAGATCCCCACGAGTGACGGCCTGCGCGCGGCGCAAGCCGGTAATCCAGGCGCGCTTGCCGGCCAAAGCGCGGCGCAGCGGTTCGACCTTGCGCATATGGCAGCACGCTTTACGCAGCGCCAGGCTATTGAAGAACGCGTTCGGGCCGTGCTCGCGCGCGTAGCTTTCCA is a window encoding:
- the cysD gene encoding sulfate adenylyltransferase subunit CysD, which codes for METETLDLPQRAQEIASPPREHEHEVRQRQTDKRRPVSHLDALESESIHILREVAAECKNPALLFSGGKDSIVLLRLAEKAFRPGRFPSPLLHIDTGHNFPEVIEFRDRRAAQLNERLIVRSLDDSIAKGRITVKSETQSRNAFQSVTLLDAIAELQLDACIGGARRDEEKARAKERIFSFRDDFGQWDPKNQRPELWDLYNTRVNAGENIRVFPISNWTELDIWEYIAREQLEIPDIYFAHQRDVIKRGNGWLPVSHLVQPQDGETVRDLQVRFRTVGDMTCTCPVESAATTLRDIITETATSRITERGATRMDDQTSEASMELRKKEGYF
- a CDS encoding phosphoadenylyl-sulfate reductase; this encodes MDLTGKVARAQVLLGAIAADYAPAVFANSFGAEDMVLTDLIAKDFPGIEIFSLDTGRLPEETYKLMQEVGERYGIRPRVYFPHAETVESYAREHGPNAFFNSLALRKACCHMRKVEPLRRALAGKRAWITGLRRAQAVTRGDLLESEFDADHGMQKFNPLADWSEREIWAYIREYQVPYNALHDRGYPSIGCAPCTRAITPGEDIRAGRWWWEDAQGKECGLHPKADPELNN